The DNA region GGGTTTGTTCCTGTTGTGTGCCTTCCACATTCCGCTCTGGCCCCGACGATGTGCGTTCGTCGACATGTGCGCACGCGCGCGTCTTTGAAAAACGCACTACGAGGCAGACATTGCTTACAGTCTTTCCGAACTTCTCTCAGAGCTTGATGGGGTGTGTGCGTGGGATCGGAATTTGAGAGTTCACCCGGAGTCGTCAAATGCTCAGGCTTCCGTGCATTTGGTCTCCGTGGGCACTCCGGCCGTGTGTCACCCCGTCGCGCCGCTCGCACGCGGGTCGGCTGGTCGGCTGTCGCGTCATTGGCCATTCGcattttcgttttccttaTTCATTTCGTTTCACGTGGGTGTATTGTATTTCTGGGGTGGCACTTTGTAGATGTCGCTGGAGCCGTGCGATGGGTGTTCGATCGAGGAACCGCAATGTAGTGTCCCGGGCATCCATAAGAGACTACTGGGTGACGCCGTTTGCCAGGGAGGCCTCATTTTGGATTCAACCTTGCGATCTTGCGCCAACTTCACATGTGTCTTGGAGTGCTACAGTTGGTGGAACTGTGCAGAATCTCCGTCGCTGCGTCTGACTGCGCTTACCGGGCGCGCGGCTGTGCCTCTCATGCTGAACCGTTTGTCCCGGTAACGGCACCGCTTCCGTGATACACACGtgctccttcgcttcctgttcGTCAGTGAAGAATCGGTATATCCGGGTACTGTGATTCTCGTCGGTGTATACCCGCAATTACCCCCGTGTTTGTGTGCTGGTGCAGAATGGGGCAATACGCACTGCAAATGTTTTCCCTGGTCTGCCTTTGTTGTGTTTGTGGACTCTCAGAAATGGCGGAGGCCATGAAGAATTTGGTGGAAAACTGCCTCGATGAGCAGCAGCCGAAAGACGAGCTGTCCGTGGAGGAGCGTAAcctcctctctgttgcgTACAAGAATGCTGTCGGCGCGCGCAGAGCCAGCTGGCGCATTATTTCTTCTGTTGAGCAGAAGGAACTCAGCAAGCAGCACATGCAAAACAAAGCCCTCGCTGCCGAGTATCGGCAAAAGGTCGAGGAGGAATTGAACAAGATCTGCCACGACATCCTTCAACTTCTCACCGACAAACTCATTCCGAAAACTTCGGTCAGTCGATGCATGTCCCCAGTTTCGCGCCTTTAACTCGGCGCGAGTCGCGCACGCTTAGTCGGGGGTCGGTGAATGGTGCGTCTAGGCGTGGGTCTCACTATACTGTTTCGTGAATCATCCTCGAGTTTCGTGGCCAGGGTGCGTTCGTGGAACAACTTGTTTAATCCAGTTAGATGTGGAATGGGTGTCGCAGTTGCGGGTGGAAGAGGCAGCTATGTGTGTACGAGACATAATCCACGCGTTTGTGCTGCTGCTCATCGCAAGGCGATTGCTTTTTCCATATACCTCGGTGCCGTGGTGGTCATCTGAAATTTGGGTGTggcatatatgtgtgtgtgtacaggACAGTGAGAGTAAGGTGTTCTACTACAAGATGAAGGGAGACTACTACCGCTACATCTCCGAGTTCAGtggcgaggagggaaagaaacaggcTGCTGACCAAGCCCAGGAGTCGTACCAGAAGGCGACCGAAACCGCGGAGGCGGAACTCCCCTCGACTCACCCTATTCGTCTTGGCCTTGCCTTGAACtactctgtcttcttctaCGAGATCCTCAACTTGCCGCAGCAGGCGTGCGAAATGGCGAAGAGAGCCTTTGATGATGCGATTACTGAATTTGATAACGTAAGTCTCGCTCTTAGTCCTGGGTCCGGCCTGAATACGAATGTTCGGGGTGTCTGGGCATCGATGTGTTTCTCGGGAGTCTCATGGTGGGTCATATCTTGGCTGCAGGAGAACAGTCGGTTGTGAGCTTTCTCCAGTTCGGTCGCTGGGGAGTCCGTTTTATGGGGAAATAGCAACCAAGCTGTAGATGTGTCCTTTTCTGGACACGACACAGGATGTGAACCCGCGCGAGATTGTGTACATGCGTGCTTTGATTTCAGGTTAGCGAGGACTCTTACAAGGACAGCACTCTTATCATGCAGCTTCTGCGTGATAACTTGACTCTCTGGACCTCGGATCTGCAAGCAGACCAGCAGCAGCAagagggcggagagaagcccgCTGAGCAGGCTGATCAGTAAATTTTTGGGAATGGAAGGAGTAAAAGTTAACGGGGATGCTGTCCTCTGGGAAGGCGGGGGGGGAGATATGCGTTCCGGTCGTGCAAGATCACACTCTTCCATGAGGAAGTCCATAGAAGTTGTCTATATATGTCTCGTGTTTGAGTGTGTTCTTTGTACGGACCAAACTCGTCCTGCGCACGTTACCGCATGAGTGGTAGTTCGCGACGGCTTATGTGTGTATCCGACGGGCTAAATGTCGCCAAAAGTGCCTAGTCTGAGGGCCGGCGAGAGGGTTTCTCTGTTCTGCTctgcgttcttccttctcccgcgtccTGCTCTTCAAGTTCTGGACAAATCTGTCGTGTGTGCACTGATGTGCGTGCGTTTCGGAGTGATAAATAGGGAGGGTTGCTGCGGGCAGTGTCTCCCGTGTAATCTAATtgaaaacgggagaaaatATTTTGGGATCTCGTTCCTGCCCCAGCTTTTCTCTGTATTGAGAGAAAGCGGACCCTGCGGAAGCGAGTTCTCGTGTAAAGTGTTTGCATCGCACACGTTGGACAGTATACCCGGTAGGGTACAAGAGAAGGGATCAAAAtgaggaaagacgcagacgagtGGTTTCGTTTGGGCAGAAGCCACCGAGTAGAAAAGCAGATTTTGAGATAAAGCAACACTGTC from Neospora caninum Liverpool complete genome, chromosome VIIb includes:
- a CDS encoding 14-3-3 protein homolog, encoding MAEEIKNLRDEYVYKAKLAEQAERYDEMAEAMKNLVENCLDEQQPKDELSVEERNLLSVAYKNAVGARRASWRIISSVEQKELSKQHMQNKALAAEYRQKVEEELNKICHDILQLLTDKLIPKTSDSESKVFYYKMKGDYYRYISEFSGEEGKKQAADQAQESYQKATETAEAELPSTHPIRLGLALNYSVFFYEILNLPQQACEMAKRAFDDAITEFDNVSEDSYKDSTLIMQLLRDNLTLWTSDLQADQQQQEGGEKPAEQADQ